The Limnospira fusiformis SAG 85.79 genomic interval GCAGATTAGCTTCTACCATCTTACGCTTGGCTAATTGACCCTGATGCAAGATATGTTGCAATTGTGCCACAGACAAGTTAACTAATTCGGCCCATTGAGCCTCAGTAGGTTCATAGCCTAATTGTTTAGCCAACTCATTGCGTTTTTCCTGCAATAAAGTTGCCTGTTGTACCTGTTTACCATAGACAATTTCTTGTTCATGGGTCAGCAGAGGAACACGACCAATTTCTCGCAGGTAGGCCCGCACCGAATCTGTGTCCGAGGTTTTAGCAGTTTTCATGGCATCTCCCCGATAGCTCTGACAAATTAAGCCCATAACTTGAACTGGAAATAAAAGCGACGGGCAATCACGCTTTTCTCCGATGTAGCAGCCAGGAACTAGAGCCGCCCAGCCTTTATCAACGCCAAGGCGTTTACATTACTCAACGTTATGTTACGAATGTTAACATTTATGAGACCAAATGACCATCCTTTTTTCGATTGAATTTTTCTAATTTGCCAAATCAATTGTTTTGAGGGTAGCCCGTAATCAATCCGGCAATTGCATCATGGAAAACAAAATCGGCTCAAGATCAGATAATTTTAGCCCCCTCCCCATATCCGTCCCAGGGAGTAGTCAGCCACAATACGCTGCATTGTTTCTAAGTTCGATAGTGAGGTATCGTCAGAAGTGACCAATAATTTTGAGTTTAAAGCCCCACCCTATAGGGGTGGCCAGCAATGAAATCTCAGCCAACTGGGTCTGTCTGTAAGGTGCGTCAGTTGTTGATTTTTCCGGTTTTCCGGTTATTTTTCTCAATCTGACGCACCCTACCAATCCTAATCATCCCCGTCTCCATGAAGCGCGGGGAATGTCAATATGCCGTTATCACTTCCTCCCCTTATGACCTACTGTCTCGGTATAATTACCTCCTCCGGCTTTGTAATGGCCGCCGACTCCCGCACCAACGCGGGAGTTGATTACATTTCTACCTATCGCAAACTATTTGATTTTTCTAATCCTGGGGAAAGGGTGATTTTACTCTCTACCGCCGGAAATCTATCTATCACCCAGGGAATTATCAGCACCCTGGAGAAAGACCTCAAATTTCACGACAATCAAAATCTCCATAACCTCGAATCCATGTATGATGTGGCTCGTTATGTGGGTGGTCAACTGCGGCGAATGCAAGAATTTGATGAAGCCTGGCTCAAAAAGCATAGCATTGATGCTAGTTGCACCTTACTGTTAGCTGGTCAGATTAAAGGTCAAGACCCCGCCCTATTCCTGATCTATAATCAAGGTAACTTCATCCATGCCACCAAGGACACCCCCTTCCTACAAATTGGAGAGACCAAATATGGTAAACCCATTTTAGATCGTACCCTCAGTTTTAATACCCAATTAGAGGCGGCGGCTAAATGCGCCCTTTTGTCTATTGACTCTACCATGAAGTCTAATATCTCTGTGGGTCCCCCTATCAATCTGGCTATGTATGAACGAGATACTTTTGTAATTGATAACTGGCTGCGTCTGCGTCTCGGAGACCCCTACCTAGCCAAAATTAGGAAAATGTGGGAAGACTCCCTTAAACAGGCTTTTGAACACATTCCCAATATCAACTGGCAACACCGGGAAGAGCAATCCTCTGAGGATATTCTGATTGACTAAGTTGGGAAAAATATCCCTCAGACAAGGTAAACCTCACCCCAGGCTTACCTTGTCGATATCACTCAATCTATCTGATTCATCATCAAACCCTTAACCGATGACTAGATATATTATTAATCGCCTATTAACTGCTATCCCTACTTTGATAGCTATCAGTGTTGTATTATTTCTAGTCTTGGCATTAGCCCCCGGCGACCCTATGGGAGAGTTCGCCTCTAACCCTTCTATTACGGCGGAAGTTCGCGAAAATATTAGGCGATCGCTTGGTTTAGATCAACCGATACTGATTCGGTATTTTAAGTGGGCTTGGTCATTTTTACAAGGGGATATGGGCTACTCTTTTACCAGCCTAGTTCCTGTCAGTGAATTAATTAGCCAACGACTACCAACCACCATCTGGATAGCTGGTTCTGCGTATATTTTGGCAGTCATTATCGCTTTTCCCTTGGGTATCATTTCCGCCATCAAGCGCTATTCACTATTTGACCAAGTAGCTACTACCTTCGCTTTTTTGGGATTCTCACTACCCCCCTTTTTTACCGGTCTGTTATTTATTATCATCTTTAGTGTGAATCTCAACTGGTTTCCGTTTATATATAATAGTAACCTACAGGTCACTAATTTATCTACATTATGGCAACAGATTCAACAGTCAATCATGCCAATTTCTGTATTGGCATTATTTCAGTCAGCCGTGTTAATGCGATTTATTAGGTCGGCTATCTTGGAGGAGTTAAACCGCGATTATGTCCGCACCGCACACGCTAAAGGATTACCTGATTTTCAGGTGATTAACTTTCATATCTTACGCAATGCTTTAATTCCTGTTATCACTTTAATGGCCTTAAATATCCCGGAAATTTTTACCGGCGCATTGGTTACAGAACAGGTGTTTAGAGTCCCCGGAATTGGCGCGCTTTTGGTCAATTCTATTTATCGTAGTGATACCCCAGTCGTCATGGGTATTACCTTTGTTTATGCGGTTTTGGTCGTGTTTTTTAACCTCATTGCTGATATACTCTATGGATTTTTAGACCCTCGAGTTCAGTATAAATAGTCCCGGATGATTGTTAAGTTATGTTAAGTTGTGTTAAGAATTGTAAAATTTTTTTTGGTGGGGGTTGGTGGCTTTTTGGCTTGACTTGTGATATCATTTTAGATAATGGGAATAGTTGCAAAATTTTTATTTATGCAAATACTCCATTATGTAACAAATATGTCAATATACTATCATTAGCTCCCGGCACTTGTCAACCCTCAGCCATGATCTGGATGAACAATTTTTTTTAAATTGACGAAAACATCAACTTGATAAGATCAAATCAAGATTAATCAATGAATGGGCCCAAAATCAAACAAAAATCAAAGGTGATATGAATAATGATGTGTTGAAAACCCGCAGTGTATTGTTAGATATATGGGTGAGATTTCGTCGGGATAAAATGGCGGTAATTGGTAGCTGTGTGTTGCTACTGATTATAGTGTCTATTGTGTTGGGTCCGATGATTTATACGACACCAGCGGATCGGATTGATTTTGGTAATTCTGTGTTACCTCCTAGTTGGAATCATCCCTTTGGTACTAATGATTTAGGACAAGACCAATTAGCGAGGATTCTGAGGGGTGGACGCATTTCTTTAGCGGTGGGTTTGGCGGCGATGTTAGTGGCGATCGCTTTAGGAACTGCTGTAGGTGCGATCGCCGGATTTTATGGAGGGATTTTAGATAGTGTATTAATGCGATGCACGGATTTATTTTTAGCTTTACCGCAACTGCCGATTTTATTATTAGTAATTTACCTATTTCGGGAACCCATGAGAGCGATCGCCGGTTCGGAAGCGGGAATTTTCATCTTAATTGTATTAGTAGTCGGGGGACTTAATTGGATGTCTGTAGCGCGGTTGGTGAGGGCGAGTTTTTTGTCAACGAGAGAGATGGATTTTGTGATAGCAGCTAAGGCGATCGGGGCTAAACCTCACCGTTTAATTTTAGTTCATATTCTCCCGAATGTTCTGACTCCGATTATTGTCGCAGCGACCCTATCAGTAGGAACAGCAATTATCACGGAATCAACCCTAAGTTTTCTAGGGTTAGGATTTCCCCCGGATATTCCCACCTGGGGAAGGATGTTATATGATGCCCAAAACTACATAGAAACAGCCCCCCACATGGTTATATTCCCTGGTGCAGCTATTTTTTTAACAGTGATTAGTATCAACTATATTGGCGATGGATTACGAGATGCACTAGACCCAAAATCTCAGCTTTAATCCTGATAATTAGCAGCCGGAAAGCGGCGTTTATGCCCAAAGATCGGTAATGAGAAAATAGCATTTCTAACTAATTAATTTTTGGGGGTAATATCAGCAAATGAGACTGTGGGATAATCAGCGAGATATCAGCCATCCTGGTTCAGTGAATGATTTAGACAAACAAGTGATTATTGATACTGATGGTTTGGTCATATTGTATGGCAATTTTTTGACGTTGGCAGAAAGCGATCGCTTATTTGGGGAGTTGTATAAATCCATTAATTGGAGACAAGAACAGATTAAAATATTTGGGAAAATCAGACCCATACCGAGACTCACAGCTTGGTATGCAGATGAAGGTAAATCCTATACATATTCAGGGATCGAACATCATGCACAACCCTGGAACCCGACACTTAAATCAATCAAATCCCAGGTTGAAGATATAGCGGAAGTGACTTTTAATAGTGTTCTAATTAATCTGTATCGGGATGGAAAAGATAGTATGTCGTGGCATAGCGATGATGAACCCGAACTAGGGAAAAATCCGATAATCGCCTCAGTCAGCTTAGGGGGAACCCGTCGATTTGCTGGGAAGCACAAAATCAGCAAAGACCGGAAATTTAATATTGATTTAACCAGCGGTAGTTTGCTGTTAATGAAAGGGGAGACACAGCACTTTTGGCAACATCAAATCCCCAAAACTTCCCGGGTTGTGGAGCCGCGAATTAATTTAACTTTTAGAATGGTAAAATCATAGCGATTAAGATATTGGGGAGGCGATCGCCTTAACCCCCAGCCATCTCGCGCCCATCCCTCAGCTAGATTTGGGTGCTGATTTGGGCATGGGATATGAAAATTTAATTAAGAAATCCGGTTGCGGAGACTTGGGGGATATTTCGTGCTATAGTATTCGAGACAGTTTACCATTGAATATCATAGATAGATTGGCATGAACAAAAGCCAAGAAATACAGAGTATTATTGCCCAACGTCAACCTCTGGCCCAAAAGGTGGCAGACATCGAAACGGGTTTATCATCGCTGTATGGTTTGATTCCGAGTTGCGAACAAGAAGGCGATCGCTCCTATTTGTCAAATGGCTAAACCAGTAATTTAGTCGCAGTGCGATCGCTAACTTAAAGGGGATTGGAAATAACAACCCTGTGTTCTAGCCTATCCAGTAAATCTACCCTTACTCCAATGAAAGCCTCCGAAACCAAGCTACTCGCCTTTATTAAGAAGTCACCGCAGTTCGCCATCCCGATTTACCAGCGTACCTACTCATGGACAGAAAAAGAATGTCGGGAGTTGTGGAGTGACATCCTGCGTACTGGCTCCAATGATGAAATCACTTCTCACTTTTTCGGTTCTATTGTCTATATTGAAAAAGGACTTTATCAAGTCTCTAGTCAGTCTCCCCTCCTAGTTATTGACGGACAGCAACGCCTAACCACAGTAACATTAATAATTGCAGCCCTGGCGAATGCCCTGGGGGACACTGAACCCGTGGAAGGGTTTTCCCCGCGCAAATTGCGAAACTATTATTTGCTTAATCCAGAAGAGGATGGAGAAAAACACTATAAGCTGATTCTCTCGCAAACTGATAAATCTTCATTGATTGCCATTCTCGACCAAGACCAGCAGCCCAAAGACTCTTCTATCCGGGTTACACAAAATTTCAGTCTATTTGAGTCACTCATTAAGGAGTCTCAAAACCATCTGGAGACTATCTGTAAAGGATTAGCGAAATTACTGGTGGTAGATGTTGCCCTGAGCCGTGAACAGGACAATCCCCAACTGATTTTTGAGAGTATGAACTCCACGGGTCGTGAGTTAACCCAAGCAGACTTAATCCGTAATTACATTCTGATGGGACTTGAACCCGAACTTCAAACCAGGCTTTATGAGAAGTATTGGCGACTTATGGAAGTGGAGTTTGGACAGGAGGCTTATGGAGAACAATTCGATAGTTTTATTCGCCATTTTTTGACGGTAAAAACTGGTAGTATTCCTAAGCAAAGTGCCGTGTATGAAAAGTTTAAAACTTATTCAAGAGAGCCACAAGTTGCTCAAGCGGGTGTGGAGGCGTTGGTCAAGGATATTCATACCTTTGCTCGGTACTACTGTGCGATGGCTTTGGGTTATGAGCAGAACCCGGAACTTAAACTAGCCTTTCAAGACCTGCAAGAATTAAGGGTAGATGTAACTTACCCATTCCTCTTAGAGCTGTATCATGATTATGCTTCAGGTGAGTTGCCTATAACAGATTTTTTGCAAGCGGTTAGACTGGTGGAATCTTATGTTTTTCGCCGTGCGATTTGTGGTATTCCTGCTAATTCATTAAACAAAACTTTTGCTAACTTTACGAAAGCCATCAAAAAAGATCGCTATCTCGAAAGCATTCAGACTAATTTTCTGGTACTGCCGTCTTATCGACGGTTTCCTAATGATGATGAATTTAAGCGATCGCTGCAAACCAAAGACCTTTATAATGTTCGCCATTACAATTACTGGCTGCGACGGTTGGAAAATCACGATCGCAAAGAACGAGTAGCAGTAGATGAATACACCATTGAACATATTATGCCCCAGAATAAAAATCTTTCTCCTGCATGGAAGGATTCACTGGGTCCAGACTGGCAACGTATTCACAAAACTTATTTGCATACCCTGGGAAATCTAACCCTGACTGCATACAACTCGAAATATAGTGATAAATCCTTTCTTGAGAAGCGTGATATGGAAAAAGGCTTTAAAGAAAGTCCCTTGAAGTTGAATCAAGGGTTGGGACAGATTGAGCAGTGGGATGAAAATGCTATTCTCCAACGAGCAGAACGACTCTCTCAAATGGCGCTAGATGTTTGGATTGCGCCAAAATTAGAATATGATGTGCTTGATGGTGATTAACTTAACCCTCAGAAATCAGGTTACACGATACAAGATCACCCCTATAATTAATGACCCCAAGGCAATTTGCCGAGATGTATCCGGTGTGGGGCGATGGGGAAATGGGGATGTTGAACTTGGTATCAAATCTCTTGATGAATTGCCCTATGTTTTATGGTTGGTGAGGCAATCCCTAGAAAAACAAATGGGAGAATTAGAGTAGATGATTTAAACTCAGTATACGGGGGATTTGGTATCGGATATCTGGCGTGCTGTTGATGAAAGGTGAAATGCAGAACCTTTGGCAATATCAAATCCTCAAAACTTCCCAAGTTGTGTAACCCCGAATTAATTGAACTTTTAGAATGGTAAAATCATAGCGATTAAGATATTGGGGAGGCGATCGCCTTAGTCCCAAACAATCTCGCGCCCATCTCTCAACTAGATTTAGGTGCTGATTTCAGCATGGGATATGAAAATTTAATTAAGAAATCCGGTTTCGGAGACTTGGGGGATATTTTGTGCTATAGTATCCCGAAAAGTTTACCATTGAATATCATGGATAGATTGGCATGAACAAAAGCCAAGAAATACAGAGTATTATTGCCCAACGTCAACCTCTGGCCCAAAAGCTGGCAGACATCGAAACCGGTTTATCATCGCTGTATGGTTTGATTCAGAGTTGCGAACAAGAACGCGATCGCCAGCTTGAATATTGGTCGGGGAATACGGCAACCCAGGAAAAACTCCGAAATCTGGATTTTGCCCAATTTGAGCAAATTGCCCGTTCTTCTCTCGCATCATTGCACCGACTCCAGGGCAGATTTTCCCGCCAAACCCTTAATATTGGGGTGATTGGGCGCATGGGACAAGGGAAAAGCACCTTGTTGCAGAGTTTAAGTGGGCTGACAAATGACGTGATTCCGGCAATGCAGGGGAAGGCTTGCACGGCAGCGCGTAGCACCATTTTTCATCAACCCAGAAATTCCACCACCGCCGAAATTCAATTTCACGATCGCGAGTCTTTTTTAAAAGAGGTGATTATTCCCTACTACGAGAAACTCGGATTGACCCCCGTGCCGCGTTCTTTTGAAGAGTTTGCCCATAGCGAGATTCCCACTTTACCCACTAAGGCGGATCAAACGGACATTAACATTTATAACCGCTTGAAAGACGATTATCATATCCATGCTAAGAAATATCAAGAATACTTGGGGAGGGGTTCTTTAACTGTTCAAGACGAGTCACAGATTTCTGATTATGTAGCGTCAAAATATAATCGGGACTATCAACTAACTAACCATCAATGTTTGGCGGTTAAGCACGTTAAAATATCTTGTCGGTTTCCCCTGGATGAAATAGGGGCGATCGCTCTAGTAGATGTTCCCGGCTTAGGGGATTTCCGCTTAGGAGATGAGAGTTTAGTGATTGAAGCCCTCGCTCAAGAAGTGGATTTTATTCTGTTTATTCGCAAACCTTCCAAAGACCGGGCAAACTTCGAGCAGAATGATACACAATTATATGCTTTGGCGAATAAAGCCTTAAACGATTTGCCCTCTCGGTCTATATTGGTACTGAATGCGGATAGCAATGGGGAAAATCAGGAAAGTTGCCTTTCTCTGAAACGGGATATTGATTCTGAAACGGTGAAAATGCCGGTGTTAGATTGTGTGATTGCTGACTGTTCTTCCCAGGAAGAAGCAAATAACAAAGTGCTTCAGGCGGTTCTGGATAATCTGCGATCGAATGTGACGCAACTAGACCGGAATTATACCCAACAAAAAATCACCGATTTGCAAGCCAGCCTCACCGAATTAAAGCAGCAATTGCAACTAGCCCAGGGAATCTTACCAGATATCGATGAAGATGAAATAGCCAATGAGTATGAGGATTTATTTGAGGAATTTTGGGAGAATATAACCAATGAAATGACCGATTTGCAAAAGGAACTGATTAAAACTCGCGAAGACCAAGATGAAAACCTAAAAACTCAAATTGAAACGGTACTGGAAGCCTGTCGGAAAGTGGAAATGCCGACGATTGAAGAAATAGAGAAACGTCGGAACCGACTGGAATCTTACGCCAGCACTTACAGTGAATATTTGATAGAAATGAGAACCAATCTATCGCTCAAATTCCTGGACATGGATAAAGGATTGAAAAAAACCATTGAACGCACCAAAAATAAAGTGGCTGCTGTTTTAGTGGAAAAATGCAATTTAGGTGGGCTGGCAAAAGTTAGTGGGGAAGAGTTTTTGGCGGAAGTTGCTAGTCAAATTCCCCCAGACTATACGGAACTGAAAAAAGGGTTTGAGATTCTCTCAGAATTTAATCTCTCTTATCGAGGATTAATTCAGCATCGGATTCGCTTGCAATTGGATCCGTTAACCCCGGATAAAACCGCAGGATTGAAAACAGAAGGTGTGAAGGCTCAAGATATTTTAGATACCTTAAACGAACTGTATCAACAAACAATTTACAATTGTGAAGATGCTTTGAAGGGATTTTTATCTGAACCGAGCCAAGCCTCTTTTGCTATAGTAGAAGAGTTTGCCGATCGCGTTCTCCGAGCCAAAAGCGCCAAGAAGGAATGGAAACGATTTTTGCGCCGCAAGCGGGGTCAGATTTGGGAAGATTTTGATAACCTGCAAAAACAAAGTAATGCCAGTCAAAAATGGTCAAGACTTTTAGAGTCTGCTTATGGTCATATCGATGACTTAGAAGCATCCTTAAATAATTTGTAGAACCATCAAAAAACCAGAGTAACTTTGTGAGGATAGTCAATGACATCTGTTTGGAAAAACCCATTTCGCCAGGAACTACAAAAGCTAAATGTCACCATGCTGGGGCCGGGTGGTGTAGGTAAAACTAGCTTACTAGCAGCCATGTATGACCAGTTTGATAACGTCAGTCAGGATTTACAACTGCTGGCTGTAGGACAAAGTAAATTTGAGTTAGATACAAGACTCAAAGAACTTAAAAGTATGGTGGAATCCAGCAGTAGTATTAAAGTGCAAGATGGGGTTAGCGGAACGAAAAGTAAACCCCGATCATTTAAGTTTGAGTTTGGACAAACCGGAACTGCTCCAGTTTTAGAAATTAATTTCCAAGATTATCCAGGAGGATGGTTAGAAGAAGATGAACACAAAAACAAGGTGAAAGACTTGATTCGAGACTCGGTAGCGGTGTTGATTCCTATTAATACCCCCCCTTTAATGGAAAGGGAGGGAAAATACCATGAGAAGTTTAATCAGCCAACCCAATTAAATGATCTGTTCAAAAATATCTACAAGGATTTAGATTCACCCCGTCTGGTAATCCTGGCACCGGTCAAATGTGAAAAATACATTAAAAACCCCCCAGAGTTATTTAGAAAGGTGAGAGAGGGTTATCAGAAAATGCTGAATCAGTTTGCCAGTGAGAACTTATTGCCAAAAGTGGCGGTGGCGATTACGCCAGTACAAACCGTTGGCAGTGTAGTATTTTCACGATTTGAAGAAATTGATGAACAGCCAATTTTTTACTATCGAAAACCACAGCCAACCGACCCCTATCAGCCGCAAAATACGGAAGTTCCTTTACGGTATCTATTGCGGTTTTTGCTGAAATTACATCTGGATAGGAGACGGGCTTCTATATTCACCATAATTCCCGATTTTTTGGGTCAACAGGTGGGGCTGTCAAATAATGAGCGGCTGATCAATGCGGTGAGTCGCTTTGCGGAACCGAGAAACGATGAAGCGGAGATTGTTCAAGGAATAGAGTGGTTGAAACTATAAGAGGATTAAACATGGATACTTATGTACAAAGCCGTGGGATTTCTAAAGACTACTGCTGGTTAGATCAAAATCAAAGGAAAATTTCCGATCTGCCGGAGAATTTTAAGCGAATGCTAAAAATGGTGGATGGGGATTATTTTTCCCTGGTGATTTATCGTGCCAATGGTCAGTTATCTTTGTTGGTTACGGCGTTGAAATCGCAAAATCGCATCGATAACCAAACTCGAAAAATTTGTAATTCGGTTGTGTGGGCGGGCTGGGTTGGTCAAGATTCTGATGAAGCCATATTGCGATCGCTTGCGATTCAAGCATTAAATGGGGAGTTAGCGGCGAAAGTCGATCCAGCGGTTATTTCGGAAAATAATGCTCAAGGATTTACGGTAAACTTCGACCTCTTAAAACCTAAGAATATTGGCGTTGTGTCCGTGCAAAATAACCCGGCTGATTCGGAGAAAATCGGCAACTTATCCGCCCTAAAAGATGAGCTAATTGGCGACCTGAAAAAATATGCTTTGCCGAAACATGACGGGATGTTAGTTGTAGTTGGCTCAACGGTCTCGAAATCCAGCCTTGAAGAAGAGCGAGTTTGGCGAGGTTTGTCGGATCAAATTTCTGATGATAGCTGGATAGACTTGGCTGGGGAGGATGATAAAAGTGACAACTTTCGCCGTCAATCTTCTTCTTCTAATCGTGATACTAATATATCTTCAAAGCCCGAAAAATCGAAATCTGGAACTGCTTCTACGCCTTCTTCGGGTTTACCGAAATCTTTTTCGGCCTCTCGAAGAAGTGATCAAAGAACTCCAGAAGATTCTCCCCTGAAAAAATGGATGCCGATTATTATCGCTTTTGTAATCGGTTCATTAATTGGGATAGTTGGACATTACCTATACCACACTAATATCCCCAATAGGCAAAGATCTCAAATTGAACAAAATCAAAAAATAATTGATGGTCAGCAAGAAACGATTGACCAAAATAAAGGAAAAATTGATCAACAGAACGACACGATCGCCCAAAACGCAGAAACCATCAAAAATGAAGAAAAACTCATCAAAGAAATGCTAGATTATCTAAATGAATTTACCCAAAAAGGTTCACCCTTAATCAAGCGTGTTGAGGAGTTGGTCGATAAAATTCAAAAATAAATAACCGCCAGACATTTAAGGGCGATCGCAGTAACTTTCGTTGCTCAGTTTAGGGTTGCTATATTCTCATGTTAAATGTCAATTTCCAGGGGACTGAAACTGCGCCATTAACCAGGCTCCAACTTGTGACTGGTCTTGATTGCGGCTCCGTTGCAGGGCTTGGTCTAGGGTGGCTATCTCTAGTCCTGGAAACATCACAGAGATATCAATTCGCTGACTCCCGCGATCGCTCATTTGATAAGCCAATACTTCCCCAGTTTCGACGTTCACAATCCAATATTCAGCAATCCCGACATCTTCATACAGCACTCGCTTAACGGTGCGATCGTCAAGCAGGGATGATTTTGCCACCTCCACCACCAAATCTGGCACGGGATACTCTTCCAGATTCACAATATCCGTGCCGCTAGGGATGGCGGTTGCTTTGTTGCCAACATAATACGCTAAATCGGGCTGAAATTCGGCATAGCCAGTTTTGCGGAAGGAACAGTTGTCTAAAATCGTGAACGGAATGCCTTTCAAAATGCCATAGAGATTAACAGCCAGGGAAATCACACTATGATTTGTGCTGTGGTCAAAGCCTACGGAGACTTGCATTTCTAATCTCATTCGCCCATTGCTGTAATAGCCTTTAGATTTAGCATGGGCGGGGTCATCCAAAGCACTCAGGTACTCATTCCAGGTAGCCGGAACCCAGGTATCACTAGCGATTAGATTAGAGAGGGGATTCATGCTCATCTTTAAATGCTTAACAGATTCAAACGGGGGTGGTTTAGTTTACGAGCCGCATAGATTAGACAAGCCTTGAGATCATCAGCTTCCAGATCGGGCATTTCTTCAAGGATTTCTCCCTGACTTAAACCGGAGGCAAACAAGTCCAGGACATCGGATACTCGGATTCTCATTCCTCGGATACAGGGGCGACCGCCACATTGTCTAGGATTAACGGTAATTCTGGAAAGTAGTTCGCTCATACTTGATGGTTCCCTTGTGATTCGGTTCGATTCACGGTGTCGTTAATTTTAGTTTACTATAGCAATCCTAAATGATTTGTAACATTTTTAGCTCCCCTCTCCCGTTCTGGGAGAGGGGTTGGGGGTGAGGGTCTTCCACAACTGATTTAGGACTGCTATAGAAATTCCTGGAGTTCTGACTTACTGTCTTTACGAAGTCCCATCTAATCCGGTTAAATAGCCCAAACCCATTGTTCCAGAAACCCGGTTTTGGGTCAGGATGCGCGAATAAGTGGGAGATGACCTAATCTGGCATTAATCACCTGTCCAATCTTCAATTTTTAATGCCGGAACTTTCCTGAAATCTTGGAGGTTTCGGGTTAACAAAACCCTATCACGGGACAGGGCGATCGCCGCCATTCTCAGATCCATTGTAGAGACTCGAATTTTTTGCTGTCGTAGCTCCTGGAAAACAGCGATCGCCTGAACATCAAAGGGTAAAATGGGAGCCGAGGTAAAGCATTGGAGAATCTCTGACAATAGAGTATATCCCCGCCGGATATCAGTATCGGTCTGAGCACGGTTAATAAAATCATGAGCGCCAACAACCTGCTCATGAAAGCTCACAATTGAAAAAGCAAAGTTGTCTAAGGTTACAAGTTTTCGGTCGCGAAACTGATAAATTGCTGACAGTGATCCAACAAAATTTCAACCTCAACATCCGTGATTTTCAAGTCATCATCAACGCTATAATCAGCAGTTGCTCGTTTATTTTGGGCATTAATCAAAAACCGATGAAATTCCAGAGGAACAATCCATTTTTTAGCGATATCTCGCCCAAAAGCTGCAATAACTGCTCCATGACTTGAGAACGTCAAATCTTGCTCCCAAAGAAAAGCTTCAGCAATGTAAAACATCCCATAGTAAGCTCGTGAGGCAGCAAAATCATAAAACCCCTGTTCGTTTAAAACCTGAGCCGCTTGATAACTTTCTTGAGCTTTGGCGATTAATTTTTGAGAC includes:
- a CDS encoding type II toxin-antitoxin system VapC family toxin; this translates as MSFHEQVVGAHDFINRAQTDTDIRRGYTLLSEILQCFTSAPILPFDVQAIAVFQELRQQKIRVSTMDLRMAAIALSRDRVLLTRNLQDFRKVPALKIEDWTGD
- a CDS encoding HEPN domain-containing protein; the encoded protein is MKPKSQKLIAKAQESYQAAQVLNEQGFYDFAASRAYYGMFYIAEAFLWEQDLTFSSHGAVIAAFGRDIAKKWIVPLEFHRFLINAQNKRATADYSVDDDLKITDVEVEILLDHCQQFISFATENL
- a CDS encoding dynamin family protein is translated as MNKSQEIQSIIAQRQPLAQKLADIETGLSSLYGLIQSCEQERDRQLEYWSGNTATQEKLRNLDFAQFEQIARSSLASLHRLQGRFSRQTLNIGVIGRMGQGKSTLLQSLSGLTNDVIPAMQGKACTAARSTIFHQPRNSTTAEIQFHDRESFLKEVIIPYYEKLGLTPVPRSFEEFAHSEIPTLPTKADQTDINIYNRLKDDYHIHAKKYQEYLGRGSLTVQDESQISDYVASKYNRDYQLTNHQCLAVKHVKISCRFPLDEIGAIALVDVPGLGDFRLGDESLVIEALAQEVDFILFIRKPSKDRANFEQNDTQLYALANKALNDLPSRSILVLNADSNGENQESCLSLKRDIDSETVKMPVLDCVIADCSSQEEANNKVLQAVLDNLRSNVTQLDRNYTQQKITDLQASLTELKQQLQLAQGILPDIDEDEIANEYEDLFEEFWENITNEMTDLQKELIKTREDQDENLKTQIETVLEACRKVEMPTIEEIEKRRNRLESYASTYSEYLIEMRTNLSLKFLDMDKGLKKTIERTKNKVAAVLVEKCNLGGLAKVSGEEFLAEVASQIPPDYTELKKGFEILSEFNLSYRGLIQHRIRLQLDPLTPDKTAGLKTEGVKAQDILDTLNELYQQTIYNCEDALKGFLSEPSQASFAIVEEFADRVLRAKSAKKEWKRFLRRKRGQIWEDFDNLQKQSNASQKWSRLLESAYGHIDDLEASLNNL
- a CDS encoding Uma2 family endonuclease, whose product is MNPLSNLIASDTWVPATWNEYLSALDDPAHAKSKGYYSNGRMRLEMQVSVGFDHSTNHSVISLAVNLYGILKGIPFTILDNCSFRKTGYAEFQPDLAYYVGNKATAIPSGTDIVNLEEYPVPDLVVEVAKSSLLDDRTVKRVLYEDVGIAEYWIVNVETGEVLAYQMSDRGSQRIDISVMFPGLEIATLDQALQRSRNQDQSQVGAWLMAQFQSPGN
- a CDS encoding DUF433 domain-containing protein; amino-acid sequence: MSELLSRITVNPRQCGGRPCIRGMRIRVSDVLDLFASGLSQGEILEEMPDLEADDLKACLIYAARKLNHPRLNLLSI